In one window of Gossypium hirsutum isolate 1008001.06 chromosome A01, Gossypium_hirsutum_v2.1, whole genome shotgun sequence DNA:
- the LOC107917352 gene encoding mitogen-activated protein kinase 17 isoform X3: MESDLHHVIKINDDLTPDHHQFFLYQLLRGLKYINTAHVFHRDLKPKNILANADCKLKLCDFGLARVSFTDVPSAIFWTDCVATRWYRAPELCGSFFSNYTPAVDIWSVGCIFAELLTGKPLFPGKNIVDQLELVTDLLGSPSVETIARIRNEKARKYLNSMRKKKSIPFSQKFPTIDPLALNLLERLIAFDPNDRPSAEEALAHPYFHGLANLDNEPSMKPISKFEFEFERRKLAEDDVRELIYREILEYHPQMLQEHLQGKDQISFMYPRERICNDDTDHIDQSKKRTVSSATRATYQSPTKLQGSGDLGYANQKVSGTQHTSGKPTSSTARCLLKSNSISASRCVGVIQKPCEVHNEVQKAIA, translated from the exons atggaatctGATCTTCACCATGTTATAAAGATAAACGACGATCTAACCCCTGACCATCATCAATTTTTCTTGTACCAGCTCCTTCGGGGTCTAAAATACATTAACACAG CTCATGTTTTCCATAGAGATTTAAAGCCAAAAAATATACTTGCTAATGCGGACTGCAAACTGAAGCTTTGTGATTTTGGACTTGCTCGGGTATCATTTACTGATGTACCTTCAGCTATTTTTTGGACT GACTGTGTGGCTACTCGATGGTATCGTGCTCCTGAGCTGTGCGGTTCATTTTTCTCAAAT TACACCCCTGCTGTTGATATTTGGAGTGTAGGATGTATATTTGCTGAGTTGCTTACAGGGAAACCGTTGTTTCCTGGGAAGAATATCGTGGATCAGTTGGAACTCGTGACTGATTTGCTTGGCAGTCCCTCTGTGGAAACAATTGCAAGG ATACGAAATGAAAAAGCTAGAAAGTATTTGAATAGCATGAGAAAAAAGAAATCAATCCCTTTCTCACAAAAATTTCCAACTATAGATCCATTGGCCCTCAATTTGCTTGAGCGTCTCATCGCATTTGATCCTAATGATCGTCCATCTGCTGAGGAG GCACTAGCTCATCCATATTTCCATGGATTGGCAAATCTGGACAATGAACCATCCATGAAACccatttcaaaatttgaatttgaatttgaacgAAGGAAATTGGCTGAAGATGATGTCCGAGAGCTAATCTACAGAGAG ATATTAGAGTACCATCCGCAGATGCTTCAGGAGCACCTTCAAGGCAAAGATCAGATTAGCTTCATGTATCCAAG GGAACGAATCTGCAATGATGATACTGATCACATTGATCAATCAAAAAAGCGTACCGTGTCTTCTGCTACTCGTGCGACATATCAAAGCCCTACAAAATTGCAAGGATCCGGGGACTTGGGGTACGCAAACCAGAAGGTTTCAGGGACTCAGCACACCTCTGGGAAACCTACTTCAAGTACTGCCCGTTGCCTGTTGAAAAGCAATAGCATCAGTGCTTCAAGGTGTGTTGGTGTCATTCAGAAACCTTGTGAG GTGCACAATGAAGTACAGAAAGCAATAGCTTAA
- the LOC107916833 gene encoding uncharacterized protein: MYIYISRVPINFTLCYFRLVAATAFLLLFPFPKPKSLAHHHLLAHHHLHRPIVRWPPPTSLKLSSATSSFLLLHLLSSSSSNSLIHVDDGFNEYESAAKRQNSTTSKVWDEMTKLECESKNELKAQCNHSSESAFSMGKKVITPLRSSLKPKTVQAVICLDD; this comes from the exons ATGTACATTTACATTTCACGTGTTCCCAT taacTTTACTCTTTGTTATTTTCGTTTGGTTGCTGCTACTGCCTTCCTCCTCTTATTTCCATTTCCAAAACCCAAATCCCTAGCTCACCACCACCTTCTAGCTCACCACCACCTCCACCGTCCAATTGTCCGTTGGCCACCTCCAACTAGCCTCAAGCTCAGCTCAGCAACTTCATCATTTTTGCTTCTTCATTTGCTGTCTTCTTCAAG TTCGAACAGTCTTATACATGTGGACGATGGGTTTAATGAGTATGAAAGTGCTGCCAAACGTCAAAATTCTACCACTTCAAAGGTGTGGGATGAAATGACAAAGCTTGAATGCGAGAGCAAAAATGAATTAAAGGCACAATGTAATCACT CTTCCGAATCGGCTTTTAGCATGGGTAAGAAAGTTATCACGCCTTTAAGGAGTTCACTTAAGCCAAAAACGGTTCAAGCCGTTATTTGCTTGGATGATTAG
- the LOC107917352 gene encoding mitogen-activated protein kinase 17 isoform X1 — MESDLHHVIKINDDLTPDHHQFFLYQLLRGLKYINTAHVFHRDLKPKNILANADCKLKLCDFGLARVSFTDVPSAIFWTDCVATRWYRAPELCGSFFSNYTPAVDIWSVGCIFAELLTGKPLFPGKNIVDQLELVTDLLGSPSVETIARIRNEKARKYLNSMRKKKSIPFSQKFPTIDPLALNLLERLIAFDPNDRPSAEEALAHPYFHGLANLDNEPSMKPISKFEFEFERRKLAEDDVRELIYREILEYHPQMLQEHLQGKDQISFMYPSGVDRFRRQFACLEEYGTNDSGILLQRKYTSLPRERICNDDTDHIDQSKKRTVSSATRATYQSPTKLQGSGDLGYANQKVSGTQHTSGKPTSSTARCLLKSNSISASRCVGVIQKPCEVHNEVQKAIA, encoded by the exons atggaatctGATCTTCACCATGTTATAAAGATAAACGACGATCTAACCCCTGACCATCATCAATTTTTCTTGTACCAGCTCCTTCGGGGTCTAAAATACATTAACACAG CTCATGTTTTCCATAGAGATTTAAAGCCAAAAAATATACTTGCTAATGCGGACTGCAAACTGAAGCTTTGTGATTTTGGACTTGCTCGGGTATCATTTACTGATGTACCTTCAGCTATTTTTTGGACT GACTGTGTGGCTACTCGATGGTATCGTGCTCCTGAGCTGTGCGGTTCATTTTTCTCAAAT TACACCCCTGCTGTTGATATTTGGAGTGTAGGATGTATATTTGCTGAGTTGCTTACAGGGAAACCGTTGTTTCCTGGGAAGAATATCGTGGATCAGTTGGAACTCGTGACTGATTTGCTTGGCAGTCCCTCTGTGGAAACAATTGCAAGG ATACGAAATGAAAAAGCTAGAAAGTATTTGAATAGCATGAGAAAAAAGAAATCAATCCCTTTCTCACAAAAATTTCCAACTATAGATCCATTGGCCCTCAATTTGCTTGAGCGTCTCATCGCATTTGATCCTAATGATCGTCCATCTGCTGAGGAG GCACTAGCTCATCCATATTTCCATGGATTGGCAAATCTGGACAATGAACCATCCATGAAACccatttcaaaatttgaatttgaatttgaacgAAGGAAATTGGCTGAAGATGATGTCCGAGAGCTAATCTACAGAGAG ATATTAGAGTACCATCCGCAGATGCTTCAGGAGCACCTTCAAGGCAAAGATCAGATTAGCTTCATGTATCCAAG TGGAGTTGATCGGTTTAGACGACAATTTGCTTGTCTCGAGGAATATGGAACGAATGACAGTGGCATTCTGCTACAAAGGAAATATACATCTTTGCCTAG GGAACGAATCTGCAATGATGATACTGATCACATTGATCAATCAAAAAAGCGTACCGTGTCTTCTGCTACTCGTGCGACATATCAAAGCCCTACAAAATTGCAAGGATCCGGGGACTTGGGGTACGCAAACCAGAAGGTTTCAGGGACTCAGCACACCTCTGGGAAACCTACTTCAAGTACTGCCCGTTGCCTGTTGAAAAGCAATAGCATCAGTGCTTCAAGGTGTGTTGGTGTCATTCAGAAACCTTGTGAG GTGCACAATGAAGTACAGAAAGCAATAGCTTAA
- the LOC107917352 gene encoding mitogen-activated protein kinase 17 isoform X2, which yields MESDLHHVIKINDDLTPDHHQFFLYQLLRGLKYINTAHVFHRDLKPKNILANADCKLKLCDFGLARVSFTDVPSAIFWTYTPAVDIWSVGCIFAELLTGKPLFPGKNIVDQLELVTDLLGSPSVETIARIRNEKARKYLNSMRKKKSIPFSQKFPTIDPLALNLLERLIAFDPNDRPSAEEALAHPYFHGLANLDNEPSMKPISKFEFEFERRKLAEDDVRELIYREILEYHPQMLQEHLQGKDQISFMYPSGVDRFRRQFACLEEYGTNDSGILLQRKYTSLPRERICNDDTDHIDQSKKRTVSSATRATYQSPTKLQGSGDLGYANQKVSGTQHTSGKPTSSTARCLLKSNSISASRCVGVIQKPCEVHNEVQKAIA from the exons atggaatctGATCTTCACCATGTTATAAAGATAAACGACGATCTAACCCCTGACCATCATCAATTTTTCTTGTACCAGCTCCTTCGGGGTCTAAAATACATTAACACAG CTCATGTTTTCCATAGAGATTTAAAGCCAAAAAATATACTTGCTAATGCGGACTGCAAACTGAAGCTTTGTGATTTTGGACTTGCTCGGGTATCATTTACTGATGTACCTTCAGCTATTTTTTGGACT TACACCCCTGCTGTTGATATTTGGAGTGTAGGATGTATATTTGCTGAGTTGCTTACAGGGAAACCGTTGTTTCCTGGGAAGAATATCGTGGATCAGTTGGAACTCGTGACTGATTTGCTTGGCAGTCCCTCTGTGGAAACAATTGCAAGG ATACGAAATGAAAAAGCTAGAAAGTATTTGAATAGCATGAGAAAAAAGAAATCAATCCCTTTCTCACAAAAATTTCCAACTATAGATCCATTGGCCCTCAATTTGCTTGAGCGTCTCATCGCATTTGATCCTAATGATCGTCCATCTGCTGAGGAG GCACTAGCTCATCCATATTTCCATGGATTGGCAAATCTGGACAATGAACCATCCATGAAACccatttcaaaatttgaatttgaatttgaacgAAGGAAATTGGCTGAAGATGATGTCCGAGAGCTAATCTACAGAGAG ATATTAGAGTACCATCCGCAGATGCTTCAGGAGCACCTTCAAGGCAAAGATCAGATTAGCTTCATGTATCCAAG TGGAGTTGATCGGTTTAGACGACAATTTGCTTGTCTCGAGGAATATGGAACGAATGACAGTGGCATTCTGCTACAAAGGAAATATACATCTTTGCCTAG GGAACGAATCTGCAATGATGATACTGATCACATTGATCAATCAAAAAAGCGTACCGTGTCTTCTGCTACTCGTGCGACATATCAAAGCCCTACAAAATTGCAAGGATCCGGGGACTTGGGGTACGCAAACCAGAAGGTTTCAGGGACTCAGCACACCTCTGGGAAACCTACTTCAAGTACTGCCCGTTGCCTGTTGAAAAGCAATAGCATCAGTGCTTCAAGGTGTGTTGGTGTCATTCAGAAACCTTGTGAG GTGCACAATGAAGTACAGAAAGCAATAGCTTAA